A genomic region of Acidobacteriota bacterium contains the following coding sequences:
- a CDS encoding penicillin acylase family protein, producing MNAARSKDPRRHSRWRSLGRFAAAILVLLLLASVVAVIWGSRAWRSGRPRLEGVVPAPGLQGPATIDRDVMGVPSIRAASRLDAAYATGFVHAQDRFFQMDLLRRRAAGEIAELIGPLAAKADVAVRRHRFTARVERQWERASIEERRLLKAYAAGVAAGLDDLGSPPFEHALLGVEPRPWRPVDSYLVVFAMYLDLDDADGWLDRGRGRIRTLLAEPLADFLLAPGGVDSAALDDSLLPVPPIPGAAPFEVRPQVEPEAAERDPEGARSAASNAMALGGAHTADGRALVAADVHLSLGLPNIWYRLALHWPDGPDGERRLVGATLPGLPLVVLGSNGRLAWGVTNAYADTTDVVRLEPGFEPGSYLTARGLERWRRVVETVRVRGGRDREVEVLETSWGPLLDGGPEGDLLALRWDAHAPGAAGLDWRRLEEAGDVSTGLAAAAAAAGPVLNVLLADAAGAVGWTVSGRLESGASAEVPVDGGKLALAAWDPLPPLRKPRFAPGPEGRLWSANHRHLGGEGLERLGDGGYASGTRAAQLRDGLRALPAPAAEQDLLGLLLDDRAWRLDRWQALLATTLAASGDPVLTAAHRHVAAWGGRAAIDSVGYRLVRNFRRRIAIEVLDSLLGPVVAEDPYFPSGGVIPRHEQPLWRVVSERPEHLVPVGRESWEAYFEGAARATVDELSRGPQGLDGATWGRRNTVQLRHPLSALLPPARRWLDLPPRQLPGDSFVPRVQHPTFGSSLRIVVAPGREERGLFHMPGGAGGHPATASYGAGHEAWELGLPTPLLPGPAVHRIELVPDPAESPRPGAASGSESNPPASAGAVSIN from the coding sequence ATGAACGCGGCGCGCTCCAAAGATCCCCGCCGCCACAGCCGGTGGCGCTCCCTCGGCCGTTTCGCGGCGGCGATCCTTGTCCTTTTACTGCTTGCCTCGGTGGTTGCCGTGATCTGGGGTTCCCGAGCCTGGCGCTCCGGTCGCCCTCGGCTCGAAGGGGTCGTACCGGCGCCCGGTTTGCAGGGGCCTGCGACCATCGATCGGGACGTCATGGGGGTGCCCTCGATTCGCGCTGCGAGTCGCCTGGACGCCGCCTACGCCACCGGTTTCGTGCATGCCCAGGACCGCTTCTTCCAGATGGACTTGCTGCGCCGGCGGGCCGCCGGAGAGATCGCCGAGTTGATCGGGCCGCTGGCGGCGAAGGCCGATGTCGCGGTTCGACGGCACCGCTTCACTGCGCGGGTCGAGCGGCAGTGGGAGCGGGCGTCGATCGAGGAGCGCCGGCTGCTCAAAGCCTACGCCGCCGGTGTCGCCGCGGGTCTCGACGATCTCGGCAGCCCGCCCTTCGAACACGCGCTGCTCGGCGTCGAGCCGCGGCCCTGGCGGCCGGTGGACAGCTACCTGGTGGTGTTCGCGATGTACCTTGACCTGGACGATGCGGACGGCTGGCTCGACCGCGGCCGCGGCCGCATCCGCACCCTGCTCGCCGAGCCCCTCGCCGACTTCCTGCTCGCGCCAGGAGGGGTCGATTCGGCGGCCCTCGACGACAGCCTGCTGCCGGTGCCGCCGATTCCCGGCGCCGCGCCCTTCGAGGTCCGCCCGCAGGTTGAGCCGGAGGCAGCGGAGAGGGACCCCGAGGGCGCCCGGAGCGCGGCGAGCAATGCGATGGCCTTGGGCGGTGCGCACACCGCCGACGGGCGCGCCCTCGTCGCCGCCGACGTCCATCTCTCCCTGGGCCTACCCAATATCTGGTACCGCCTTGCGCTCCATTGGCCGGATGGGCCCGATGGAGAGCGGCGGCTGGTCGGGGCCACGCTGCCCGGCCTGCCGCTGGTGGTGTTGGGGAGCAACGGCCGCCTCGCCTGGGGCGTGACCAACGCCTATGCCGACACCACCGATGTGGTCCGCCTCGAACCGGGGTTCGAGCCCGGCAGCTATCTCACCGCTCGCGGTCTCGAGCGCTGGCGACGGGTGGTGGAGACGGTGCGTGTACGCGGCGGCCGCGACCGCGAGGTGGAGGTGCTCGAGACCTCCTGGGGACCGCTGCTCGATGGCGGTCCGGAGGGCGATCTGCTGGCGCTGCGCTGGGACGCTCACGCCCCCGGCGCCGCCGGTCTGGACTGGCGCCGGCTGGAGGAGGCCGGAGACGTGTCCACGGGTCTCGCGGCGGCGGCTGCCGCCGCCGGACCGGTGCTCAACGTGCTGCTGGCCGATGCCGCCGGGGCCGTCGGCTGGACCGTCTCGGGCCGATTGGAGAGCGGTGCCTCGGCGGAAGTGCCGGTCGACGGAGGGAAGCTCGCGCTGGCCGCCTGGGACCCTCTGCCGCCGCTGCGCAAACCGCGGTTCGCGCCCGGCCCGGAGGGCCGCCTGTGGAGCGCAAACCACCGCCACCTGGGCGGTGAAGGGCTCGAGCGCCTGGGCGACGGTGGCTACGCCTCGGGCACCCGAGCCGCGCAACTCCGCGACGGCCTACGGGCGCTGCCAGCGCCCGCCGCCGAGCAAGACCTCCTCGGACTGCTGCTCGACGATCGTGCCTGGCGCCTGGATCGCTGGCAGGCGCTGCTGGCGACCACCCTGGCCGCCTCTGGCGATCCGGTGCTCACCGCCGCCCACCGCCACGTCGCGGCCTGGGGAGGCCGCGCCGCGATCGACTCGGTCGGCTATCGGTTGGTACGGAACTTCCGGCGGCGCATCGCCATCGAGGTGCTCGACTCACTCCTCGGACCGGTCGTCGCCGAAGACCCGTACTTTCCGAGCGGCGGCGTCATTCCTCGCCACGAACAGCCCCTCTGGCGGGTCGTCTCCGAGCGCCCTGAGCACCTGGTACCCGTCGGCCGAGAGAGCTGGGAGGCGTACTTCGAGGGCGCTGCGAGAGCCACGGTCGACGAGCTGTCGCGCGGACCGCAGGGTCTCGACGGGGCCACCTGGGGTCGGCGCAATACGGTCCAGCTTCGTCATCCCCTGAGCGCGCTCTTGCCGCCGGCGCGGCGCTGGCTCGACTTGCCGCCGCGGCAGTTGCCCGGCGACAGCTTCGTGCCGCGCGTGCAGCACCCGACCTTCGGCTCCTCCCTGCGCATCGTGGTGGCACCCGGGCGCGAGGAGCGCGGCCTCTTCCACATGCCCGGTGGTGCCGGAGGCCACCCGGCGACGGCGTCCTACGGCGCCGGCCACGAGGCCTGGGAGCTGGGCCTGCCGACGCCCCTGCTGCCGGGGCCGGCGGTCCACCGAATCGAGCTGGTCCCTGATCCTGCGGAGTCCCCGCGGCCTGGCGCCGCGTCCGGCTCCGAGTCCAATCCGCCGGCGTCCGCCGGTGCTGTTTCCATCAACTGA
- a CDS encoding TonB-dependent siderophore receptor → MMSRRNPSRLMTFLLFFTLIAGLGPAVVAEEAMPVAGKVVDATGGALPGVWVTLRLADGGERTASTDRRGAFRFDAVPKGDHRLDFELSGFSPTGQELRHGAEASELEVELSVTVAEQITVRDAVPYRSLQAVTATRTETPLLEVPQSIEVLPIEIGESQGALTVGDMLRNVSGAVPDTAFQGTQDGFFLRGFSVQPVLRNGYRRTSNVGLTPLANVDRLEVLKGPAAVLYGSGSLGGVINVVTAKPLPQVARSAALEIGSYDHYGARVDLNGPFSDGSAWRYRLNASHQDFESWRSRVEGERTLIAPVVSWEPDESTRLIIEGEQYEQSLPVFATGVLFTGDGLLELPVERNLAAPWTEFDRRNRTLGVRFERLLGSTFELRADLQTVDYEEFTLADYLTDLGPDGRTAGRAVYLNDFDVVGTDTGRLELLADTATGSVRHTLLFGVEVARDNFGGDSFFSSGSVPLDVLDPTFPATPPDQDGPFFFEQEQDFTGVYVQDQIDFGPRVKALAGVRWDTLDTSFRFERSADFDPAMEDEAVSPRFGLVVMARPELSLFAGYARSFEPNGRTDLLGNYLDPERGEQIEAGFKWLPKDGRLSVNGAVFDLVRSDVATRDPFDPRLLVAIGEQSSQGVEIDLTGRLSDRLRAVASASYLWESEITEDVLRPVGSRFINVPEETASLWLNYDLPSAAWGGVSLGGGAFYVGDRPGELALDPFSFDDYLLVHAAVEVRTEIGGRSYGLALNGRNLTDERYVEAGQGPFANYYGAPRTVMLTLRGRF, encoded by the coding sequence ATGATGTCTAGAAGGAACCCTTCCCGTCTAATGACCTTCCTGTTGTTCTTCACCCTGATCGCTGGTCTCGGGCCAGCGGTCGTCGCCGAAGAGGCCATGCCCGTCGCCGGTAAGGTCGTCGATGCCACCGGTGGCGCCCTGCCCGGGGTTTGGGTGACCCTACGGCTCGCCGATGGCGGCGAGCGCACGGCGAGCACCGATCGGCGGGGCGCCTTCCGGTTCGACGCCGTGCCGAAGGGCGACCATCGCCTCGATTTCGAGCTCAGCGGCTTCTCGCCGACTGGGCAGGAGCTCCGTCACGGAGCGGAGGCCAGCGAGCTCGAGGTTGAGCTGTCGGTGACGGTGGCCGAGCAGATCACCGTTCGCGACGCGGTTCCCTATCGCTCTCTGCAAGCGGTCACCGCAACCCGCACTGAAACCCCCCTCCTCGAGGTTCCTCAGTCGATCGAGGTGCTGCCGATCGAAATTGGCGAAAGCCAGGGCGCCCTGACCGTCGGCGACATGCTGCGCAACGTCAGCGGCGCGGTGCCGGATACCGCTTTCCAGGGGACCCAGGACGGCTTCTTCCTGCGGGGTTTTTCGGTGCAGCCGGTGCTTCGTAACGGCTACCGTCGGACCAGTAACGTGGGACTGACCCCCCTCGCCAACGTCGATCGGTTGGAGGTGTTGAAGGGACCGGCGGCGGTGCTCTACGGCTCCGGCTCCTTGGGCGGGGTGATCAATGTGGTCACCGCCAAGCCCTTGCCGCAGGTGGCCCGCAGTGCCGCCCTCGAGATCGGCAGCTACGACCACTACGGCGCACGGGTGGATCTTAACGGGCCGTTCTCCGACGGCTCCGCCTGGCGCTATCGCCTCAATGCCTCCCACCAGGACTTCGAGAGCTGGCGAAGTCGGGTCGAGGGCGAGCGAACCTTGATCGCGCCGGTGGTGTCCTGGGAGCCGGACGAATCGACGCGCTTGATCATCGAAGGGGAGCAGTACGAGCAGTCGCTGCCGGTCTTCGCCACCGGCGTGTTGTTCACCGGTGACGGCCTGCTCGAGCTGCCGGTGGAGCGCAACCTGGCGGCGCCCTGGACCGAATTCGACCGCCGCAACCGCACCCTCGGCGTCCGCTTCGAACGCCTGCTCGGCAGCACCTTCGAGCTGCGGGCCGACCTTCAGACGGTGGACTACGAAGAATTCACCCTCGCTGATTACCTCACCGACCTCGGGCCGGACGGCCGCACAGCGGGGCGGGCGGTTTACTTGAACGACTTCGATGTCGTCGGCACGGACACCGGCCGCCTCGAGCTGCTGGCGGATACCGCCACCGGCTCGGTTCGCCATACGCTGCTGTTCGGGGTCGAGGTGGCGCGGGACAACTTCGGCGGCGACAGCTTCTTCAGCAGCGGCTCCGTGCCCCTCGACGTCCTCGACCCGACCTTCCCGGCGACGCCGCCGGATCAAGATGGCCCCTTCTTCTTCGAACAGGAGCAGGACTTCACCGGCGTCTACGTGCAGGATCAGATCGACTTCGGCCCGCGGGTCAAGGCCCTCGCCGGTGTGCGCTGGGACACCCTGGACACCAGCTTCCGGTTCGAGCGCAGCGCCGACTTCGATCCCGCCATGGAGGACGAGGCGGTGAGCCCGCGCTTCGGGCTGGTGGTGATGGCGCGGCCGGAGCTGTCGCTGTTCGCCGGCTACGCCCGGTCCTTCGAGCCCAATGGCCGCACCGATCTCCTCGGTAACTACCTCGACCCGGAACGCGGCGAGCAGATCGAGGCGGGCTTCAAGTGGCTGCCCAAGGACGGCCGCCTGTCGGTCAACGGCGCAGTGTTCGATCTGGTGCGCAGCGATGTCGCGACGCGCGATCCCTTCGATCCAAGGCTGCTGGTGGCGATCGGCGAGCAGAGCAGCCAGGGCGTCGAGATCGACCTCACCGGCCGGCTCAGCGACCGGCTGCGGGCGGTGGCCAGCGCCAGCTACCTGTGGGAGTCGGAGATCACCGAGGACGTTCTGCGTCCGGTCGGCTCGCGCTTCATCAACGTGCCGGAGGAAACGGCGAGCCTGTGGCTGAACTACGATCTACCGTCGGCGGCGTGGGGCGGCGTGAGCCTGGGAGGCGGTGCCTTCTACGTCGGCGACCGTCCCGGGGAGCTGGCGCTCGACCCCTTTTCCTTCGACGACTATCTGTTGGTGCATGCCGCCGTCGAGGTGCGGACCGAGATCGGCGGCCGCTCCTACGGGCTGGCGCTCAATGGCCGAAACCTTACCGATGAGCGCTATGTCGAGGCCGGCCAGGGGCCGTTCGCCAACTACTACGGAGCGCCGCGAACGGTGATGCTGACGCTGCGCGGCCGCTTTTAG
- a CDS encoding ABC transporter substrate-binding protein, producing MEGSWVRALSLAAAIPMAAASGCAPAVPTPPHSVWPAVPFDGVANLAGGCVDDFDPAADYFPDKVRFRHSEQLEVEYRGHYKVVTLRPRTDPERLLRWVLVQCGTPAPEVPRGTVIEVPVKRFAVTPVGWAGAVDALGLADHLAALGTVQRLTTPSLIARVASGELVEIGRYHHTDVERLLDLEAGLVVDHFTAYADSEIEHLLAAVGAPVALDAQHLEATPLAASEWVAWLALFFNRERVAKELLAGIEERYQRLAVVVEGVRNRPVVVTDWFDKDAWNVFGADNAFAHQIADAGGDYFWQEDTPLNWFEVPLISAFERAAEADHWIWVPPNIRNLDDALAQEQRLAALPVVQRGELYSFDAGSPEPGRAPFYDRMLIEPDVVLADMIRVFHPERLPEHRLVFFRRLGGAPSQLEPRGGEA from the coding sequence GTGGAAGGGTCTTGGGTCCGGGCCCTGTCGCTGGCCGCCGCGATTCCGATGGCGGCGGCCAGCGGCTGTGCCCCAGCCGTCCCCACTCCCCCTCATTCGGTCTGGCCGGCGGTACCTTTCGACGGCGTCGCCAACCTGGCCGGTGGCTGCGTCGACGATTTCGACCCGGCCGCCGACTACTTTCCGGACAAGGTCCGGTTCCGGCATTCGGAGCAGCTCGAGGTCGAGTACCGGGGCCACTACAAGGTGGTGACCCTGCGGCCCCGGACCGATCCGGAACGCCTCCTCCGGTGGGTGCTGGTGCAGTGCGGTACGCCGGCGCCGGAGGTTCCGCGGGGAACGGTCATCGAGGTGCCCGTCAAGCGCTTCGCGGTGACCCCTGTGGGGTGGGCCGGAGCGGTCGACGCGCTCGGTCTGGCGGACCACCTGGCGGCCCTCGGGACCGTTCAGCGTCTGACCACTCCGTCACTCATTGCCCGCGTCGCATCCGGGGAGCTGGTCGAGATCGGCCGCTACCACCACACCGACGTCGAGCGTCTGCTGGATCTCGAAGCCGGTCTGGTAGTCGATCACTTCACCGCCTACGCCGACTCCGAGATCGAGCATTTGCTCGCAGCGGTCGGAGCGCCGGTGGCTCTCGATGCCCAGCACCTCGAGGCGACGCCGCTCGCCGCCAGCGAGTGGGTCGCCTGGCTGGCACTCTTCTTCAACCGGGAGCGCGTAGCGAAGGAGCTCCTGGCCGGGATCGAAGAGCGTTACCAGCGACTCGCCGTCGTGGTCGAAGGCGTCCGAAACCGGCCGGTGGTGGTCACCGACTGGTTCGACAAAGACGCCTGGAACGTGTTCGGTGCCGACAACGCCTTCGCGCACCAGATCGCGGATGCCGGTGGCGACTACTTCTGGCAGGAGGACACGCCGCTCAACTGGTTCGAGGTGCCGCTGATCTCGGCCTTCGAGCGCGCCGCCGAGGCGGACCATTGGATTTGGGTGCCGCCCAACATCCGCAACCTCGACGACGCGCTGGCGCAGGAACAGCGACTCGCCGCTCTGCCGGTGGTCCAGCGGGGCGAGCTGTACAGTTTCGATGCCGGCTCTCCGGAGCCGGGACGGGCGCCGTTCTACGATCGCATGCTGATCGAGCCCGATGTCGTGCTCGCGGACATGATCCGCGTGTTTCATCCCGAGCGGCTGCCGGAGCACCGGCTGGTGTTCTTCCGGCGTCTCGGCGGTGCGCCTTCGCAGCTCGAGCCCAGGGGAGGTGAGGCGTGA
- a CDS encoding iron ABC transporter permease, with product MSETLTVDRAPARRTSRRIGWNAVLFLGLVVGLVVLFLLEVTLGSVRIPLADVVSILAGETPDRASWAQIVWEFRLPRAVTAIFGGAGLAVCGLLLQTLFRNPLAGPWVLGVLDGAAVGVALIVWAAASAGLASFGPFHVLGDLSLAFGSTVGACSMLGLVAVVARRVSTVTLLVAGIMMAAIAKSLLSLLFHFIDETDARVMLNWLDGSFASVTWDQIGVLVPVSAVGLLAALAMVKPLNALLLGERYAASLGVGVGRARLLCLAMTAVLTGSVTAFCGPIAFLGLAVPHLCRGLFNTSDHRVLMPAVVLVGATLALGADLVTHMPWARQFLHLNTVTSMIGAPVVLWLVLRRRHLRSLEL from the coding sequence GTGAGCGAGACGCTGACTGTGGACCGCGCTCCGGCGCGACGGACCAGCCGCCGCATCGGCTGGAACGCGGTCCTCTTCCTCGGCCTGGTCGTCGGACTGGTGGTGCTCTTCTTGCTGGAGGTCACCCTCGGCTCGGTGCGAATTCCCCTGGCCGATGTGGTGAGCATACTCGCCGGCGAGACGCCGGATCGCGCGAGCTGGGCTCAGATCGTATGGGAGTTTCGACTTCCGCGGGCGGTGACCGCGATCTTCGGCGGTGCCGGGCTCGCGGTGTGCGGGCTGCTGCTCCAGACCCTGTTCCGCAATCCCCTCGCCGGTCCCTGGGTCCTCGGCGTGCTCGATGGCGCCGCCGTCGGCGTGGCGCTGATCGTGTGGGCGGCGGCGTCCGCCGGGCTGGCGAGTTTCGGCCCGTTCCACGTCCTGGGTGACTTGTCCCTCGCCTTCGGCTCGACGGTGGGAGCATGCTCAATGCTCGGCCTGGTGGCGGTGGTGGCGAGGCGGGTGAGCACGGTGACGCTGCTGGTCGCCGGCATCATGATGGCGGCGATCGCCAAGAGCTTGCTCAGCCTGCTGTTTCACTTCATCGACGAGACCGACGCGCGGGTGATGCTCAACTGGCTTGACGGCAGCTTCGCGTCGGTGACCTGGGATCAGATCGGAGTGCTGGTTCCGGTATCCGCGGTCGGTCTATTGGCGGCGCTGGCGATGGTCAAGCCGCTCAACGCGCTGCTGCTCGGCGAGCGCTACGCCGCGAGTCTGGGCGTCGGGGTGGGGCGGGCGCGGCTGCTTTGCCTCGCCATGACGGCGGTGCTCACCGGCTCGGTGACGGCGTTTTGCGGCCCGATCGCTTTTCTCGGCCTGGCGGTGCCGCATCTGTGCCGGGGGTTGTTCAACACCTCCGACCACCGAGTGCTGATGCCGGCGGTGGTGCTGGTCGGGGCGACCCTCGCCCTCGGTGCCGACTTGGTGACCCACATGCCGTGGGCGCGGCAGTTCTTGCACCTCAACACGGTGACGTCGATGATCGGTGCGCCGGTCGTGCTGTGGCTGGTTCTTCGGCGGCGCCATCTCAGGAGCCTCGAGCTATGA
- a CDS encoding ABC transporter ATP-binding protein: MSGSDVTLVARELTVGYRSRGRQSAVIAGPLDLDLRRGELVCLLGPNGAGKSTLMRSLTGMQSPLAGRVELEGKALADLPPSVRARRLAVVLTDRVAVGVLTARAVVELGRYPFTPWHGRLSARDHAAVDRAMRSAGAEELADRSVAELSDGERQKVMIARALAQEPAVLVLDEITAFLDLPRRVEAMRLLRELARREGTAVLVSSHDLELSLRTADRVWLLAKGGAFASGVPEELVLTGAFATTFASEGLTFDRASGNFELDADRRGSIAVEGEEVLATWTARAVERLGYRASPGGAAADLRVEVEGEGVVRRWRLSGAGKKREGSTLPELVAVLAALAAETDRGGGVR; encoded by the coding sequence ATGAGCGGATCGGACGTGACCCTCGTCGCCCGAGAGCTGACGGTCGGGTATCGAAGTCGTGGACGCCAATCGGCGGTCATCGCCGGACCGCTCGATCTCGATCTGCGGCGCGGTGAGCTGGTGTGCCTGCTCGGCCCCAACGGCGCCGGCAAGTCGACCTTGATGCGTTCGCTGACCGGCATGCAGTCCCCGCTCGCCGGAAGGGTGGAGCTGGAAGGGAAAGCCCTCGCCGATCTCCCTCCCTCCGTCCGGGCGCGCCGGCTCGCCGTGGTCCTCACCGACCGGGTGGCCGTTGGAGTGCTCACGGCGCGGGCGGTGGTCGAGCTCGGGCGCTATCCCTTCACCCCCTGGCACGGCCGCCTCTCGGCGCGCGACCACGCGGCCGTCGATCGCGCTATGCGCTCGGCGGGAGCCGAAGAGTTGGCCGACCGCAGCGTCGCCGAACTGTCGGACGGCGAGCGCCAGAAGGTGATGATCGCCCGGGCCTTGGCGCAGGAGCCGGCGGTGCTCGTGCTCGACGAGATCACCGCCTTTCTCGATTTGCCGCGGCGGGTCGAAGCCATGCGCCTCCTGCGCGAGCTGGCGCGCCGAGAAGGCACCGCAGTTCTGGTCTCCAGCCATGACCTGGAGCTTTCCCTGCGCACCGCCGACCGAGTCTGGCTCCTGGCCAAGGGCGGTGCCTTCGCCTCCGGTGTGCCGGAGGAGTTGGTGCTGACGGGCGCCTTCGCCACCACCTTCGCCAGCGAGGGACTGACCTTCGATCGGGCGAGCGGTAACTTCGAGCTCGACGCCGATCGCCGCGGCTCCATCGCCGTCGAAGGCGAGGAGGTGCTGGCGACCTGGACGGCGCGCGCCGTCGAGCGCCTTGGCTACCGGGCGAGCCCCGGTGGTGCCGCGGCCGACCTCCGTGTCGAGGTCGAGGGGGAAGGAGTCGTGCGCCGCTGGCGGCTGTCGGGCGCCGGAAAGAAACGTGAAGGCTCGACCCTTCCGGAGCTGGTGGCGGTGCTGGCGGCATTGGCTGCCGAAACGGACCGCGGGGGGGGAGTGCGTTGA
- a CDS encoding methyltransferase domain-containing protein, whose amino-acid sequence MGRSPAIGFERVDAAARPQGLAAYLELVNELPAVRAYRERMEQALDLPAGHRVLDVGCGTGAESARLAASGLRAVGADLSIDLLAAARRQRKSGSEGLPVFTAGNALALPFANAAFDGCRAERVLQHVTDPAAAVAELMRVCRPGRRVVVSEPDWGTLAVDIDDAALARKVLAAACDLVPQGWIGRRLPGLCRDAGLQDVTIEAHSLVVEGYATADALFGVASGPLRALDADRLPPEDVARWLGALDRREQRGPLLASLTGLTASGRVPDR is encoded by the coding sequence ATGGGCCGCTCTCCCGCCATCGGTTTCGAACGAGTCGATGCCGCAGCGCGGCCGCAGGGCCTCGCCGCCTATCTCGAGCTGGTCAATGAGCTGCCGGCGGTGCGCGCGTACCGCGAGCGGATGGAACAGGCTCTCGATTTGCCCGCCGGCCATCGGGTGCTCGACGTCGGCTGCGGCACCGGCGCCGAAAGTGCCCGCCTCGCCGCCAGCGGTCTGAGGGCGGTCGGCGCGGACCTCAGCATCGATCTGCTCGCCGCTGCCCGTCGTCAGCGGAAGTCCGGTAGCGAAGGCCTGCCCGTTTTCACCGCGGGCAATGCCCTGGCGCTCCCCTTCGCCAACGCGGCCTTCGACGGCTGCCGGGCGGAGCGGGTGCTGCAGCATGTCACCGATCCGGCCGCTGCCGTCGCCGAGCTGATGCGCGTGTGCCGACCCGGCCGCCGGGTGGTGGTCAGCGAGCCGGACTGGGGCACTCTGGCCGTCGATATCGACGATGCGGCGCTGGCCCGAAAAGTCCTCGCGGCGGCCTGCGATTTGGTGCCGCAGGGTTGGATCGGCCGCCGATTGCCCGGCCTCTGCCGCGACGCTGGCCTCCAGGACGTGACCATCGAAGCCCACTCTCTGGTGGTCGAGGGCTACGCCACGGCCGATGCGCTGTTCGGAGTTGCGAGCGGACCGCTGCGGGCGCTCGACGCGGACCGGCTGCCGCCGGAGGACGTGGCGCGCTGGCTGGGCGCCCTCGACCGGCGAGAGCAGAGAGGCCCCTTGCTCGCGTCGCTGACCGGCCTGACGGCGTCCGGCCGCGTGCCCGACCGGTAG